The Deltaproteobacteria bacterium genome includes the window TCCGCAAGCAGCGACAAGTCGAAGGTTTCGGGCTGCAGATGCATCGTGTTGCTGTCTCCCCGGGCAAGAAACAACAGTTGTTCCACGAGTCCTTTCATGTTTGCCGCTTCTTCCTTGATTGCCCGGATGCTTTCCTCCAGCGTCTTCTCGTCCTTCTTTCCCCAGCGATCCAGCAGATTGGCATATCCTTCGATCACAGCGATGGGTGTGCGCAGTTCGTGGGAAGCATCGGATACGAAACGGATCTGAGACCGATAGGAATCGTTGATGCGATCCAGCATTCCGTTGATCGCCGATGCCAGCCCCCGCAGTTCGCTTTCTGTTTCGTCTACGGAAATGCGGGTGTCGAGCTTTGCTGCATTGATGGAATCCAGTTTGTCCGCCAGATCTTCCATTTTTTTCACATCGAGATCCGATCCCGGCATATTGAGCGTCCGGGCCGTCTCTGCCAGGGCGACGATGGGCTGAAGGTTCTTGCGGATCAGATGTGCGCCTGAGAAAATCGACCCGAGCAACAAAAACGCCTGCAGGAGAAACAGGGCGCACAGCACCTGTTTCAACGCTGCGATCCAAGGCCCCACATCGGTTTCGATCCGGTACGTTCGATTGTCCGAAATAAATTCGTATTCAAAAACGAGATGCTCGGCACGTTGGGGAAAGGGTAGCGTCTCCTCCGCATCGAATCGATAGTTTCTCGCCCCGCTCCGGGTTTCTTCGGGAACAAAGGGATGGAATCCTTCGGGCAGAACGAATCCCTCGGGCTTTCTCAGCAATTCTTCGATGCGATATCCGTCGATCTCCGCCCATCGGTCACTCCGCCGGGCGGGTAGGCCGTATTCGTTGATGGTCCGTACGGTTTTCGCCAGGGTTCTTTCGGCGTCGAGCAGCAGCACGGTGCCGAAGGCGAGGCACAAAAAAAGATCCAGTACGATAAAAATGCCCACCATGCGGAAAAACAAATGGGTGTTCAATTTATATACGAGAGAAGATTTCGTTTTCTTTCCTCTCGGCTCCTGCTTTTTGCTCTGACGGTGCTTATTCATCTTTGATCACATAGCCCAC containing:
- a CDS encoding HAMP domain-containing histidine kinase, producing the protein MVGIFIVLDLFLCLAFGTVLLLDAERTLAKTVRTINEYGLPARRSDRWAEIDGYRIEELLRKPEGFVLPEGFHPFVPEETRSGARNYRFDAEETLPFPQRAEHLVFEYEFISDNRTYRIETDVGPWIAALKQVLCALFLLQAFLLLGSIFSGAHLIRKNLQPIVALAETARTLNMPGSDLDVKKMEDLADKLDSINAAKLDTRISVDETESELRGLASAINGMLDRINDSYRSQIRFVSDASHELRTPIAVIEGYANLLDRWGKKDEKTLEESIRAIKEEAANMKGLVEQLLFLARGDSNTMHLQPETFDLSLLAEEVLRETQMIDTGHEFASDVQRASIRADKGLIKQALRILIDNAIKYSHAGGRITLSISERKEEVSLTVRDEGIGIPPEAVAKVFDRFYRADESRAKSTGGTGLGLSIARWIAERHGGHMEVLSRQDIGTKVSIVIPKSGNSLEPEKEETPS